One segment of Primulina tabacum isolate GXHZ01 chromosome 6, ASM2559414v2, whole genome shotgun sequence DNA contains the following:
- the LOC142548466 gene encoding putative membrane protein At1g16860, giving the protein MGSRFPSHQLSNGLYVSGRPEQPKEKTPSMSSVAMPYTGGDIKRSGELGKMFDIPMDSSRSRKSGPISNAPTRMGSFGGTSSHSGQLNSVNRASVSSGGVSGSASMKKTNSGPLNKHGEPLKKSSGPQGGGTAVSRQNSGPLPPVLPTTGLITSGPITSGPLNSSGAPRKTSGPLESIGSMKLHNASVVNNQAVTHLSQDDEYSFRRSFPKPILWSIILLFVMGFIAGGFILGAVRNPILLLVVSVLFAAVATIFTWNTCWGRRAVTSYIASYPDAELRTAKDGQFVKVSGVVTCGNVPLESSFQKVPRCVYTSTSLYEYRGWDSKAANPTHRRFTWGLRALERHVVDFYISDFQSGLRALVKTGYGARVTPYVDESVVVEINPSNGDVSSDFVRWLGVRNLSSDDRVMRLKEGYIKEGSTVSVMGVVQRNENVLMIVPPPEPFSTGCQWSKCILPASLEGIVLRCEDTSKIDVIPV; this is encoded by the exons ATGGGTTCTCGATTTCCTTCACATCAGCTGAGCAATGGCCTGTATGTGTCTGGCCGCCCTGAACAACCAAAAGAAAAGACTCCCTCAATGAGCTCAGTCGCTATGCCCTACACTGGTGGCGATATAAAAAGATCTGGAGAACTGGGAAAGATGTTTGACATTCCTATGGATAGCTCAAGGTCCCGAAAATCTGGTCCTATTAGCAATGCTCCGACAAGAATGGGGTCATTTGGTGGAACATCCTCTCACTCAGGCCAATTAAATTCTGTCAATCGGGCCTCTGTTTCTTCTGGAGGGGTTTCTGGATCGGCGTCTATGAAGAAAACCAATTCTGGTCCCCTTAATAAACATGGGGAACCATTAAAAAAATCATCTGGTCCTCAAGGAGGAGGAACAGCCGTTTCTCGTCAAAATTCTGGCCCTCTTCCACCAGTTCTTCCAACCACGGGTCTAATTACATCCGGACCTATTACTTCAGGTCCACTGAATTCATCTGGGGCTCCTAGGAAGACATCTGGTCCTTTGGAGTCCATTGGGTCAATGAAGTTACACAATGCTTCTGTTGTGAATAATCAGGCTGTTACCCACCTCAGTCAGGATGATGAATATTCCTTCCGGAGGAGCTTCCCGAAGCCAATTCTTTGGTCCATCATTCTTCTTTTTGTGATGGGGTTTATTGCCGGCGGTTTCATTCTTGGAGCTGTCCGGAACCCTATTCTTCTTCTTGTCGTCAGTGTACTTTTTGCTGCTGTTGCTACAATATTTACCTGGAATACATGTTGGGGAAGAAGAGCTGTTACCAGTTATATAGCTAGTTATCCTGATGCTGAATTACGAACTGCAAAAGATGGCCAGTTTGTTAAAGTGTCAGGG GTTGTCACATGTGGAAATGTTCCTCTTGAATCATCATTCCAGAAAGTTCCCCGGTGTGTTTATACCTCCACAAGTTTATATGAGTACAGGGGATGGGATTCAAAAGCAGCAAATCCCACTCACCGCCGCTTTACCTGGGGCCTTCGTGCATTAGAG AGGCATGTGGTTGATTTCTATATATCCGATTTCCAATCTGGATTGAGGGCATTGGTTAAGACTGGCTATGGTGCAAGAGTGACACCCTATGTTGATGAATCTGTTGTTGTTGAAATCAATCCATCGAATGGGGACGTTTCTTCAGATTTTGTCAGATGGTTAGGAGTGAGGAATCTTTCAAGTGATGACCGTGTAATGCGATTGAAAGAAGG GTACATCAAAGAAGGTAGCACTGTCAGTGTTATGGGCGTAGTGCAGCGAAATGAgaatgttttaatgattgttccTCCTCCAGAACCCTTTTCAACCGGATGCCAGTGGAGTAAATGCATTCTGCCAGCCAGTCTTGAAGGCATCGTTTTGAGATGTGAAGACACctcaaagattgatgttatACCAGTTTAG
- the LOC142548467 gene encoding large ribosomal subunit protein uL30y-like, producing the protein MGEEVKGEVAVPESVLKKQKRNEEWALAKVKELDESKKKKSETRKLICKKARQYAKEYEDQEKELIRLKREARLKGGFYVNPEAKLLFIIRIRGINAMHPRTKKILQLLRLRQIFNGVFLKVNKATMNMLHRVEPYVTYGYPNLKSVRELIYKRGYGKVNKQRNALTDNSIIEQVLGKYGIICMEDLIHEIMTVGPHFKQANNFLWPFQLKAPLGGLKKKRNHYVEGGDAGNREDYINELIRRMN; encoded by the exons ATGGGTGAGGAGGTCAAAGGTGAAGTAGCAGTTCCCGAGTCTGTTCTCAAGAAACAGAAGAGAAACGAGGAATGGGCCCTTGCTAAGGTAAAAGAGCTTGATGaatcaaagaagaagaaatctGAGACCCGAAAGTTGATCTGCAAGAAAGCAAGGCAGTATGCCAAGGAGTATGAGGATCAG GAGAAGGAGTTGATTCGCTTGAAGCGGGAGGCTAGACTGAAGGGTGGCTTTTATGTTAATCCAGAAGCTAAGCTTCTGTTCATTATCAGAATCCGTGG AATTAATGCCATGCATCCGAGAACCAAGAAAATTCTGCAGCTTCTTCGATTACGTCAG atctttaatggtGTCTTTTTGAAAGTTAACAAAGCTACAATGAACATGCTTCACAGAGTTGAGCCATATGTTACATATGG GTACCCTAACCTCAAAAGTGTCCGTGAATTGATTTACAAGCGTGGTTATGGGAAAGTAAACAAGCAGAGAAATGCCTTGACCGACAATTCCATTATTGAGCAG GTGCTGGGTAAATACGGTATAATCTGCATGGAGGATCTAATTCACGAAATTATGACCGTTGGACCCCACTTCAAACAAGCAAACAACTTCCTATGGCCATTCCAACTCAAAGCACCTTTGGGCGGTTTGAAGAAGAAGAGGAATCATTATGTTGAAGGTGGTGACGCTGGTAATCGTGAGGATTACATCAATGAGTTGATTAGGAGGATGAACTGA
- the LOC142548468 gene encoding membrin-11-like: MEVESGGGGTLSELYSSSKRLLLRTRDALERLERLEYSSSSSSSSNTVIPGVTDDQSTVVRRDINQIQSLCSDMDRHWRSIAAKSQRDLWKRKVEQISEEAESLRASLDKYLSRHQKRIQEAQERAELFGRANGDSHILRIFDEEAQASESVHRSSQLLEDTFATGVAILSKYSEQREHLKRAQRKALDVLNTLGLSNSLLRLIERRNRVDKWIKYAGMVFTVIVIFIFWRWTR; the protein is encoded by the exons ATGGAGGTGGAAAGCGGCGGCGGCGGAACTCTATCGGAGCTGTACTCGAGCTCCAAGCGGCTGTTACTGAGGACGAGAGACGCCTTGGAGAGGCTCGAGCGTCTCGAATActcatcatcatcttcttcatcatcaaatACTGTTATTCCCGGGGTAACTGATGATCAATCCACGGTGGTTCGGCGAGATATCAACCAGATCCAGTCTTTGTGTTCCGACATGGATCGACACTGGCGTTCCATCGCCGCCAAATCGCAGCGTGATCTCTGGAAAAG AAAAGTGGAACAAATCAGTGAGGAGGCTGAGTCATTAAGAGCTAGTCTGGATAAATACTTATCACGGCATCAAAAGCGAATACAAGAGGCTCAAGAGAGGGCAGAATTATTTGGAAGAGCT AATGGAGATTCACATATATTGAGAATTTTTGACGAGGAAGCACAAGCGTCTGAGTCTGTCCATAGGTCATCCCAACTACTAGAGGATACTTTTGCAACTGGAGTTGCCATTCTTTCCAAGTATAGCGAGCAAAGGGAACACTTGAAG AGGGCTCAGAGGAAAGCATTGGATGTGCTCAACACTCTGGGGCTATCAAATTCCCTCCTAAGGCTGATTGAAAGGCGTAATCGCGTTGACAAATGGATCAAGTATGCAGGCATGGTTTTTACAGTCATTGTCATCTTCATTTTCTGGAGGTGGACGAGATGA